The Desulfoscipio gibsoniae DSM 7213 genome contains a region encoding:
- a CDS encoding GNAT family N-acetyltransferase: protein MNIVQVTENKKEYIDLLLLADEQEDMLDKYLERGEMFVLHDDGVKAECVVTKEADGTYEIKNIAVQPDCQRKGYGNALIEFMFSHYADCRVMLVGTGDSPKTLNFYRKCGFTESHRMKDFFIDHYDQPIYENGKRIADMIYLKRER, encoded by the coding sequence ATGAATATCGTACAAGTTACAGAAAATAAAAAAGAATATATTGACCTATTGTTGCTGGCGGATGAGCAGGAGGATATGCTAGATAAGTATCTTGAGCGAGGCGAAATGTTTGTTTTGCATGACGATGGAGTTAAGGCCGAATGTGTGGTCACCAAAGAAGCGGATGGAACTTATGAAATAAAAAACATTGCGGTTCAGCCGGATTGCCAGCGGAAAGGCTATGGGAATGCCCTGATTGAATTTATGTTCTCCCACTACGCCGATTGCCGCGTTATGCTTGTCGGAACAGGCGACAGCCCCAAGACTTTGAATTTTTATCGGAAGTGCGGCTTTACAGAGTCCCATCGGATGAAAGATTTTTTCATTGATCATTATGATCAGCCAATCTATGAAAATGGAAAACGGATTGCCGATATGATTTATCTGAAAAGGGAACGATGA
- a CDS encoding nucleotidyltransferase domain-containing protein, with translation MDFNINTWMKGYLDGLKALFGSRLLFAGLQGSYGRDEATAGSDIDAVVILDQVTPGDLKAYGAMLDTLFYREKVCGFISGRQELLNWERSDLFQFYHDTTPVFGSIDFLLPQINQEDIHRAIRIGACNIYHLCGHNMVHEKDAEILKNLYKSAAFTVQAVYYDQTGAYIKQKAELIPLLHPQEREILQTVINLKQQPNMAQTEFERLSDLLFNWAAGLIIEYKIE, from the coding sequence ATGGATTTTAATATAAACACTTGGATGAAAGGATATTTGGACGGACTGAAAGCTCTTTTCGGTTCCCGCCTGCTGTTTGCCGGGCTTCAGGGAAGTTATGGACGGGACGAGGCAACAGCCGGCAGCGACATTGACGCGGTTGTCATACTGGATCAGGTCACTCCGGGAGATCTGAAAGCCTACGGCGCTATGCTGGACACCCTTTTTTACCGGGAGAAGGTGTGTGGATTTATCTCCGGCCGACAGGAGCTGCTGAATTGGGAACGCTCCGATCTGTTCCAGTTTTATCATGACACCACGCCGGTTTTCGGAAGCATTGATTTTCTGCTGCCGCAGATCAATCAGGAGGATATTCACCGCGCCATACGCATCGGGGCCTGCAACATCTACCACCTGTGCGGGCATAACATGGTGCATGAGAAAGACGCGGAGATATTGAAAAACCTTTATAAATCAGCTGCTTTTACCGTGCAGGCGGTCTATTATGACCAAACCGGCGCCTACATAAAGCAAAAGGCGGAGCTGATCCCCTTGCTGCACCCCCAGGAACGGGAGATTTTGCAGACCGTCATCAATCTTAAGCAGCAGCCGAATATGGCGCAGACTGAGTTTGAGCGGCTCTCTGATCTGCTGTTCAATTGGGCGGCGGGGTTGATTATTGAGTACAAGATTGAGTGA
- a CDS encoding N-acetyltransferase encodes MIRRFKIDELDIVMKIWLESNIEAHDFISKSYWQGNYEVVKEMLPNATIFIYEDNSIIQGFVGLIEGYIAGIFINASSRSQGIGKALLDYVKANRSELSLQVYKKNARAVKFYLREDFAVSKEQIDENTGEVELIMNWTK; translated from the coding sequence ATGATTAGAAGGTTCAAAATTGATGAATTAGACATAGTTATGAAAATATGGCTTGAAAGCAACATAGAGGCTCATGATTTTATTAGCAAAAGTTACTGGCAGGGAAATTATGAAGTGGTTAAAGAGATGTTGCCTAATGCAACCATATTTATTTACGAAGATAACAGTATAATTCAAGGATTTGTTGGGTTGATAGAAGGTTATATTGCTGGGATATTTATTAATGCAAGTAGCCGATCCCAGGGCATAGGAAAAGCTCTACTTGATTATGTCAAGGCGAACCGCTCTGAATTGTCGTTGCAAGTTTATAAGAAGAATGCTCGTGCGGTTAAATTTTACCTAAGAGAAGATTTTGCCGTTTCAAAAGAGCAAATTGATGAAAATACTGGTGAAGTAGAGCTTATAATGAATTGGACAAAATGA
- a CDS encoding nucleotidyl transferase AbiEii/AbiGii toxin family protein, with protein MTAKNPMQLKAYIKKMAAEKNISAQLVMQNYMLERLLERISVSKYQSNLTLKGGFLISAIVGLDTRATMDLDTTIRGFDVTHDTVRRIFEEIGATPIEDNVKFEVLNTSDIREGDDYPGIRVAMRANYPPLAVPLSVDVTTEDKITPQAIEYTFRLLFEDRTIKIMAYNLETVLAEKLETIVTRGIANTRPRDFYDIYILYQLRGHECDRSVLKSALAETASRRKSLAVMSNYKAVLNTIAESEQMKGFWRKYQKDFDYTKDIDFTDICHLIVQILDEIGFSEIQ; from the coding sequence ATGACAGCCAAAAACCCCATGCAATTGAAGGCCTATATTAAAAAGATGGCCGCCGAAAAAAACATTTCCGCCCAGCTTGTCATGCAAAACTATATGCTGGAACGGTTATTGGAACGTATTTCCGTGTCCAAATATCAATCCAATCTGACTTTGAAAGGCGGCTTTTTGATTTCAGCCATTGTCGGACTGGATACAAGGGCGACGATGGACCTGGATACCACCATCAGAGGTTTTGACGTTACCCATGATACGGTCAGGAGAATTTTTGAGGAAATAGGCGCCACTCCCATTGAGGACAATGTCAAATTTGAAGTGCTGAATACTTCCGATATACGGGAAGGCGACGATTATCCGGGAATCAGAGTAGCGATGAGGGCCAATTATCCGCCACTGGCTGTTCCCCTTTCCGTGGATGTTACGACTGAAGACAAAATCACTCCCCAAGCAATAGAATACACCTTCAGACTTTTATTTGAGGACAGGACGATCAAAATCATGGCGTATAATCTGGAAACCGTGCTGGCCGAAAAGCTGGAAACCATAGTGACCCGTGGAATTGCCAATACCAGGCCGAGAGATTTTTATGACATTTACATTTTGTATCAGCTTAGAGGCCATGAATGCGACAGGTCAGTATTAAAAAGCGCGTTGGCGGAAACCGCGTCCCGACGCAAGAGTCTTGCCGTCATGTCAAATTATAAGGCTGTTCTGAACACCATTGCGGAAAGCGAACAAATGAAAGGGTTTTGGCGGAAATACCAAAAAGACTTTGACTATACGAAGGACATTGATTTTACGGATATCTGCCATTTGATTGTTCAAATTTTAGATGAAATTGGTTTTTCGGAGATACAATAA
- a CDS encoding plasmid mobilization protein, whose translation MRKRGIRVQVWLNKEENTRLHTSAKKAGLSQEGYLRSLINGYVPKELPPPDYFSMTRELHAIGGNLNQIAAKANATGLLTRRHFKMKPTGSERRYRIL comes from the coding sequence ATGAGAAAACGAGGTATCCGCGTTCAAGTCTGGCTGAATAAAGAAGAAAATACACGGCTTCATACCAGCGCCAAAAAAGCGGGATTGTCACAGGAAGGTTATCTCCGTTCCCTTATCAACGGCTATGTGCCCAAGGAGCTGCCCCCTCCCGACTATTTTTCCATGACGCGGGAATTGCACGCCATCGGCGGCAACCTGAACCAGATTGCGGCCAAGGCCAATGCCACCGGGCTATTGACAAGACGGCATTTCAAGATGAAGCCAACCGGCTCAGAAAGGCGGTACAGGATATTATGA
- the ychF gene encoding redox-regulated ATPase YchF, protein MLTCGIVGLPMVGKTTFFNLVTNSGLETSNYLTGKTEINVAMAEIPDARIDFLINLYKPKKTAYAQIQFSDVPGLVRGASEGKGVGNRFLDGIRNADLLVHVVRAFGGKDVPHVDGDIDPMRDIETVNLELLLADMDLLEKRIQRIKEGKKIKKEQLAELDVLRKCLDALENEVTMHKVELSDAERELLVNYSFLTDKPMILVVNIDEEQLRGGGYQGQEKVRAYAADKDIILLEVCGLIEMEISQLPEDDRREFMEDLGLQQSGIDRLARAAYDTLGLISFFTVGEDEVKAWTIPVGLNARSAAGKIHSDLERGFIRAEVVAYDDLHKLGSMNKVKEKGLARLEGKDYIVKDGDILNIRFNV, encoded by the coding sequence ATGCTTACTTGTGGTATTGTCGGCTTGCCGATGGTGGGTAAAACCACTTTTTTTAACCTGGTAACCAACTCGGGACTCGAAACATCCAATTATTTGACGGGCAAAACTGAAATCAACGTGGCGATGGCCGAGATACCCGATGCACGGATTGACTTTTTAATTAACCTTTACAAACCCAAAAAGACAGCTTATGCTCAAATTCAGTTCAGTGACGTACCTGGGCTGGTGCGCGGGGCCAGCGAGGGCAAAGGGGTGGGCAACCGCTTTTTAGATGGCATTCGCAACGCCGATTTACTTGTGCATGTGGTACGGGCCTTTGGTGGCAAAGATGTGCCCCATGTGGATGGGGATATAGATCCCATGCGGGATATAGAGACAGTTAACCTGGAATTATTGCTGGCCGACATGGATTTGCTGGAAAAAAGAATTCAGCGCATTAAGGAAGGGAAAAAAATAAAAAAGGAGCAGCTTGCGGAACTCGATGTGCTGCGCAAATGCCTTGATGCGTTGGAAAATGAAGTAACTATGCACAAGGTGGAGCTATCCGATGCTGAGCGGGAGCTGTTGGTAAATTATAGCTTTTTAACCGACAAACCCATGATACTGGTGGTTAATATAGATGAAGAACAGCTGCGGGGTGGTGGTTACCAGGGGCAGGAAAAGGTGCGTGCTTATGCAGCTGATAAGGATATTATATTGTTGGAGGTCTGCGGTCTGATTGAAATGGAAATTAGCCAATTACCCGAAGATGACCGGCGGGAATTCATGGAAGACCTGGGTCTACAACAATCCGGCATTGACCGTCTGGCCAGGGCTGCTTACGATACCCTGGGACTGATTTCTTTCTTCACCGTGGGCGAGGACGAAGTAAAGGCCTGGACTATACCCGTAGGGCTGAATGCCAGGAGCGCAGCCGGTAAAATTCACTCCGACCTTGAACGCGGGTTTATTCGGGCCGAGGTGGTGGCCTACGATGATTTACACAAACTGGGTAGTATGAATAAAGTCAAGGAAAAAGGTTTGGCCCGGCTGGAGGGTAAGGATTACATAGTAAAAGACGGGGATATATTAAATATTAGATTTAATGTGTAA
- a CDS encoding GNAT family N-acetyltransferase — MVIKRATIQDTKTISHIHASSWESAYRGIIPQQYLDELQNDFWVKAFQGWIEANTVTVLLIYDQELAVGCIAYGKSRDKKLPEWGEIVSIYLLPEYLGKGYGHKLLKAALDDLKIAGYNDVYLWVLENNETAKKFYERNSFTFNNEKYSFEIMKEPFKDMRYVFSFNSTQV, encoded by the coding sequence ATGGTTATAAAGCGAGCAACGATTCAAGATACGAAAACGATAAGCCATATTCATGCCTCCAGTTGGGAAAGCGCTTATAGGGGCATTATTCCCCAGCAATATCTCGATGAATTACAAAATGATTTTTGGGTAAAGGCTTTTCAAGGCTGGATTGAGGCTAATACCGTAACTGTGCTGCTTATTTATGACCAAGAATTAGCCGTTGGATGTATTGCCTACGGAAAGTCAAGAGATAAGAAATTGCCTGAATGGGGAGAAATTGTTTCGATTTATCTTTTGCCGGAGTATCTTGGAAAAGGATATGGGCATAAACTCTTGAAAGCCGCCCTGGATGATCTGAAAATTGCCGGGTATAACGACGTTTATTTATGGGTTTTAGAAAATAACGAGACAGCCAAAAAATTTTATGAGCGAAACAGTTTCACGTTCAATAATGAGAAATACTCCTTTGAAATAATGAAGGAGCCTTTTAAAGATATGCGTTATGTTTTTAGTTTCAATAGCACCCAAGTATAA
- a CDS encoding NifU family protein: MREQVQAALDKVRPMLQRDGGDVELVDVTPDGVVKVRLKGACGGUAMSTYTLKLGIERSLKQAVPEVKEVVQA, translated from the coding sequence GTGCGTGAACAAGTACAAGCTGCTTTAGATAAGGTGCGCCCCATGCTGCAGCGTGACGGCGGTGATGTTGAGCTTGTAGATGTTACACCTGATGGTGTAGTTAAAGTAAGACTTAAAGGAGCCTGCGGTGGGTGAGCGATGTCCACCTATACCCTTAAACTAGGGATTGAGCGGTCGCTCAAGCAAGCTGTGCCCGAGGTAAAGGAAGTAGTGCAGGCCTAG
- a CDS encoding carbon-nitrogen hydrolase family protein, which yields MDKCKLAVCQIKVTSDKGFNISHAEDSVRRAARQGAQVVVLPEMFNCPYETHLFPSYAESYSKGETVQMMSRVADQLDIVLVGGSIPERDGDFVYNTCFTFGPRGDLLGRHRKVHLFDVDLPNLKVQESSTLGPGNELTVIDAGFCKIGVMICFDVRFPELARLLVLAGIDVLVIPAAFNLITGPAHWDLTMRARAVDNQVYVAAASPARDDRADYVAYGHSIVVDPWGDVVARAGTGEEIIMVELDPEKIREVRGRLPLLTQRRTDLYEIIRK from the coding sequence ATGGATAAATGCAAGCTGGCAGTTTGCCAGATCAAAGTCACCAGCGATAAGGGGTTTAATATAAGTCATGCCGAGGATTCGGTGCGTCGGGCAGCCAGGCAGGGTGCGCAGGTGGTAGTGCTGCCGGAAATGTTTAACTGCCCTTATGAGACGCATTTATTCCCCTCTTATGCGGAGTCTTATTCCAAGGGAGAAACGGTGCAAATGATGTCCCGGGTGGCGGACCAGCTGGATATTGTGCTGGTGGGCGGTTCTATACCCGAAAGAGATGGAGATTTTGTTTATAATACCTGCTTTACCTTTGGACCCCGGGGTGACTTGTTAGGGCGCCACCGCAAGGTGCACCTGTTTGATGTTGATTTGCCCAACCTGAAGGTGCAGGAGTCCAGCACGCTGGGACCGGGCAACGAGCTCACGGTTATAGACGCTGGGTTTTGTAAAATTGGCGTAATGATTTGTTTTGACGTGCGCTTTCCGGAATTAGCCCGTTTACTGGTCCTGGCGGGAATTGATGTACTGGTGATACCGGCGGCCTTCAACTTGATTACCGGCCCGGCGCACTGGGATTTGACCATGCGGGCCCGGGCGGTGGATAACCAGGTTTACGTTGCGGCGGCTTCTCCGGCCAGGGATGACCGGGCGGACTATGTGGCCTACGGCCATTCCATAGTGGTGGACCCGTGGGGTGATGTAGTGGCCAGGGCTGGTACCGGCGAGGAAATTATCATGGTTGAATTGGACCCGGAGAAAATTAGGGAAGTGCGCGGACGCCTGCCGTTACTAACCCAGCGGCGCACAGACCTTTATGAAATTATCAGGAAATAG
- a CDS encoding L,D-transpeptidase family protein, with protein MVKRFLVLLLSLCFCFVHTGLATAGVKIVIDKSTNQLQYFNNEILQKTFPIATGKSPLLTPEGNFTVVLKVINPYYSRNGGIPGGSPQNPLGYRWLGLSVGGGSIYGIHGTNNPSSIGTYASAGCIRMYNKDVSWLFDHTPVGTPVKIIHSVATPVPEQPKPLPKPQPVTVVLGDSTIEVNEPAGTSPDGAPILPLRTIFETLGYTIGWDNFNRTILITRGIEHITIAYASGQVTTRQNTFICPELKLVHGTMHAPLSFWQRALPLMQINWDDGQRIVTFSEKVTSE; from the coding sequence ATGGTAAAAAGGTTTTTAGTTCTACTATTATCTCTTTGTTTTTGTTTTGTTCATACCGGTTTGGCCACGGCAGGGGTAAAGATTGTCATAGATAAATCAACTAACCAGCTACAATATTTTAATAACGAAATTTTGCAAAAAACTTTCCCTATAGCCACAGGGAAAAGTCCATTACTTACCCCGGAGGGAAACTTTACCGTAGTCCTTAAGGTAATCAACCCATACTACAGTCGCAATGGCGGCATTCCCGGGGGCAGTCCGCAAAACCCGCTGGGTTATCGCTGGTTGGGCCTTAGCGTAGGAGGCGGCAGTATATACGGTATTCACGGCACCAACAACCCATCATCCATTGGAACCTATGCCTCAGCCGGCTGCATTCGTATGTATAACAAGGACGTTAGCTGGCTTTTCGATCATACACCGGTGGGAACACCGGTAAAAATTATCCACAGTGTCGCAACACCGGTGCCGGAGCAGCCCAAACCACTACCCAAGCCACAACCAGTTACCGTTGTGCTGGGTGATAGCACCATCGAGGTTAATGAACCGGCCGGAACCAGCCCGGACGGGGCACCAATCTTACCACTACGCACAATTTTTGAAACGCTGGGCTATACAATTGGGTGGGATAACTTTAACCGCACCATCCTTATTACCAGAGGAATTGAGCACATTACCATAGCATACGCCAGCGGCCAGGTAACAACGAGGCAAAATACTTTCATCTGCCCCGAACTCAAGTTAGTACATGGCACAATGCACGCCCCCCTGTCCTTTTGGCAAAGGGCACTGCCGTTAATGCAGATAAACTGGGATGACGGTCAGCGTATAGTTACATTCAGTGAAAAAGTTACTTCGGAATAA
- a CDS encoding type IV toxin-antitoxin system AbiEi family antitoxin domain-containing protein encodes MKHIDKIQEVLEQNNGVITASQVTAANIPRHYLKKMMDMKLLVKLDRGIYSKPEIWEDEMYILQYKYSRGIFSHETALYIHGLTDRTPLKYVMTFPYGYHVKSLKQENVIIRKSVQDLYELGLTTGISPCGNPIRLYDVERTLCDIVKGNNTCDIQIVNQAMKQYAKMPGKNIPKLFDYAGKIRVKPKILNYMEVLL; translated from the coding sequence ATGAAGCATATTGACAAAATCCAAGAGGTTCTCGAACAGAACAACGGAGTGATTACTGCTTCACAGGTCACCGCAGCCAATATACCCAGGCATTATCTGAAAAAAATGATGGACATGAAGCTCCTGGTTAAACTTGACCGGGGAATTTATAGCAAACCGGAAATATGGGAAGATGAAATGTATATCCTGCAATACAAGTACAGTAGAGGCATTTTTTCCCATGAAACGGCCTTGTACATTCATGGCCTGACGGACAGGACGCCTCTGAAATATGTCATGACGTTCCCCTATGGTTATCATGTCAAATCCCTCAAACAAGAAAATGTTATCATTCGAAAGTCCGTGCAAGATTTATATGAACTTGGATTGACCACCGGAATTTCTCCCTGTGGGAATCCGATCCGTTTGTACGATGTGGAACGGACACTTTGCGATATCGTCAAAGGGAATAACACCTGCGACATCCAGATCGTCAATCAGGCAATGAAGCAATACGCCAAAATGCCGGGGAAAAATATCCCGAAGCTATTCGACTATGCCGGGAAAATACGGGTAAAGCCCAAAATACTGAACTATATGGAGGTTTTGCTATGA
- a CDS encoding DNA-binding protein: protein MKNQEYYEQLFEPYPDVVTLDEFRAILGGIGETTARKILHGNHIKYFFIRSTYRIPKVWVIEYVLSEHYAEYRQTLKVQV from the coding sequence GTGAAAAATCAAGAATATTACGAGCAGCTTTTTGAGCCGTATCCCGATGTAGTTACGCTGGATGAATTCAGAGCCATATTGGGCGGCATTGGAGAAACCACGGCACGAAAGATTTTGCATGGGAATCATATAAAGTACTTTTTCATCCGTAGTACCTACAGGATACCTAAAGTGTGGGTTATCGAGTATGTGTTAAGCGAGCATTACGCTGAGTATCGGCAAACGTTAAAAGTACAGGTTTAG
- a CDS encoding RNA polymerase sigma factor, whose translation MHLPDEVLVQKSKDGDLEAFDELVRRYESKIYGLVYRFMGNHADASDLAQDTFIRLYQALAGFRGDAAFSTWLYRIASNICRDEIRKRQRRRSVSMDEMIDASPANVPTADDSYSPEETVQRREMQRQVQFCLNQLSDDHRLILIMREMQGLSYEEIAGVLQCSLGTVKSRISRARNALKERMSKQGELLPGSDRHKTKGGKSNAMS comes from the coding sequence GTGCATCTTCCCGATGAGGTGCTGGTTCAAAAATCTAAAGATGGTGACCTGGAAGCCTTTGACGAACTGGTGCGTCGCTATGAAAGTAAAATATATGGCTTGGTTTATCGTTTTATGGGTAACCACGCCGATGCCAGTGACCTGGCCCAGGATACCTTCATTCGACTGTACCAAGCATTAGCAGGGTTCCGGGGAGATGCTGCATTTTCCACCTGGCTTTACCGTATTGCCTCCAATATTTGCCGGGACGAAATCAGGAAAAGACAGCGGCGGCGCAGTGTTTCTATGGATGAAATGATAGACGCCTCACCGGCCAATGTGCCTACTGCTGACGACAGCTATTCCCCCGAGGAAACCGTGCAGCGTCGCGAGATGCAGCGACAGGTTCAGTTTTGTTTGAACCAGCTTTCTGATGACCACCGGTTGATTTTAATAATGCGTGAAATGCAGGGATTGAGCTATGAAGAAATTGCCGGTGTGTTACAGTGTTCATTGGGTACGGTAAAATCACGCATCAGCCGGGCCAGAAACGCTCTCAAGGAAAGGATGAGCAAGCAGGGGGAACTTTTGCCGGGCAGCGATCGTCATAAAACCAAAGGAGGGAAGAGCAATGCAATGTCGTGA
- a CDS encoding toprim domain-containing protein: MPAREKSTKLHLFESAIDLLSYDTLELLAGRDWRWENCLSLAGIYRPKKNIEESTLPTALTQYLKDYPQISEIALHLDNDAPGRLAAKTIKALLPSTCTITDEPPQRGKDYNDYLKMMLRGRHGPER, translated from the coding sequence ATTCCGGCAAGGGAAAAATCAACGAAGCTGCACCTGTTTGAAAGCGCCATTGACCTTTTGTCCTATGACACATTGGAGCTGCTGGCTGGCAGGGATTGGCGGTGGGAAAACTGCCTTTCCTTGGCGGGTATTTACAGGCCGAAAAAGAACATTGAAGAAAGTACTCTGCCCACCGCTTTGACGCAGTACCTCAAGGATTATCCGCAAATAAGTGAAATTGCCCTGCATCTGGACAACGACGCACCGGGAAGGCTGGCGGCAAAGACCATCAAGGCCCTCCTTCCCTCCACCTGCACCATTACCGACGAGCCGCCCCAGCGTGGGAAGGATTACAACGATTATTTGAAAATGATGTTGAGAGGGCGGCACGGGCCGGAGCGATGA
- a CDS encoding zf-HC2 domain-containing protein: MQCRDIYEMLSPYIDGMLESSQVVQVEEHIAACEACRLEYDDLLAAVELVRGLPEVVPPPEFHDNLRQKIDSLPAPTVTGSPTGQVYWLARGKWLKILTAAAVLFITVGVTVLYYDKNDDGVFDTAFQLSAGQNTADRVERFGGGAVDGDPVLDTAPEKTSKDIDTVHNNVPDTNRRDLVSPGVSKEEVNTTNIGAGEQPASAAEDGGTDAMPAAGGGEDTGAPGKQVARELAAPQGQSDGNEPQFSIMAVPQDDLEDAAGKAENDKLSAATNLHVAREFTATVVLKTQSNTAATVSETVARYGGFVETEPQQNGRYWVLRIPTDSVDGFINELSNLGQSNIQSTSRDLTVDLQQAQEQLNVLLEQEKTLLEQQDAQKENRSEGSVVLDTLRGQIALQQQVLAELQQDIDFTKFNLYLQLPPS, translated from the coding sequence ATGCAATGTCGTGATATCTATGAAATGTTGTCACCTTACATTGATGGCATGCTGGAATCTTCCCAGGTAGTACAGGTGGAGGAACACATTGCTGCCTGCGAGGCGTGCAGGTTGGAATATGATGATTTGCTTGCTGCCGTGGAATTGGTCAGGGGGTTACCCGAGGTTGTACCGCCCCCGGAGTTTCACGATAATTTACGTCAAAAAATTGATTCACTGCCCGCACCCACTGTTACCGGCAGCCCAACCGGGCAGGTGTACTGGCTGGCCCGGGGTAAATGGCTTAAAATACTTACTGCCGCGGCGGTGCTATTTATCACCGTTGGTGTCACCGTTCTTTACTATGACAAAAACGATGACGGGGTATTTGATACTGCCTTCCAGTTGAGCGCCGGCCAAAATACGGCTGACCGGGTGGAACGTTTTGGGGGCGGTGCTGTGGATGGCGACCCGGTTTTGGATACCGCCCCGGAGAAAACTTCTAAAGATATTGATACGGTGCATAATAATGTCCCTGATACAAACCGGCGTGATTTGGTTAGCCCTGGTGTATCAAAGGAGGAGGTAAATACTACTAATATAGGAGCAGGGGAACAACCTGCGTCCGCTGCGGAAGACGGTGGTACTGATGCCATGCCTGCTGCAGGTGGTGGAGAAGACACCGGTGCCCCTGGGAAACAGGTAGCCCGTGAATTGGCAGCTCCGCAGGGGCAGTCGGACGGTAATGAACCTCAATTTTCCATTATGGCCGTACCCCAAGACGATTTAGAGGATGCTGCCGGCAAGGCAGAGAATGATAAGCTTTCGGCAGCAACTAATCTTCATGTGGCCAGGGAGTTTACCGCTACGGTGGTGCTGAAAACCCAGTCAAATACAGCAGCCACGGTGAGTGAAACAGTTGCCAGGTACGGCGGCTTTGTGGAAACTGAGCCTCAGCAAAACGGACGGTACTGGGTGTTACGCATTCCTACGGATAGTGTGGACGGGTTTATCAATGAATTAAGCAATTTGGGGCAGTCGAATATTCAATCTACCTCCAGGGATTTGACTGTTGATTTGCAGCAGGCCCAAGAACAATTAAACGTACTTCTAGAGCAAGAAAAGACGCTGCTTGAACAGCAGGATGCGCAAAAGGAAAACAGATCAGAAGGTTCAGTCGTATTAGATACTTTGCGCGGGCAAATTGCCCTGCAGCAGCAGGTACTGGCGGAGTTACAACAGGATATTGATTTTACTAAGTTTAACCTTTACTTACAGCTGCCGCCATCTTAA
- a CDS encoding spore coat protein gives MQFGDKEIMTDLLMGTKYISANYHRAVLESANDRIRNTLIQLNNEEINLQKQIFNIMHDRYWYEVRPANASASAWQGRPGVGTAAMHHHQMPY, from the coding sequence ATGCAATTCGGTGACAAAGAAATAATGACTGATTTACTTATGGGTACCAAGTATATATCGGCCAACTATCACAGGGCAGTTTTGGAATCAGCCAATGACCGGATTCGTAATACGCTGATCCAGCTCAATAACGAGGAAATCAACCTGCAGAAACAAATCTTTAATATTATGCACGACCGTTACTGGTATGAAGTACGTCCGGCCAACGCATCTGCTTCGGCTTGGCAGGGCAGGCCGGGTGTTGGTACTGCTGCTATGCACCATCACCAAATGCCTTATTGA